In the genome of Bacteroides mediterraneensis, the window GTTATACAATCCTATGGAATCTTCAGTAAAATGATATCCGTCATAACGCTCTTTTAAAGACTGACAGACTTGTTCATAACTCATATTGGTATGAACAGACAATTCATGCAGGTCTTCTTCCAGCCAAGTATGAATCTCATCTTCCGTAATTCCACAAAGTGCAGCATATCGTTGGTCAAAGGATATATCCATCAAATTATTCAAATCGCTGAATATGCTTACCTTACTGAACTTGGTAACACCTGTCAATAATGCGAATTGAATATATTGATCTTTGCTTTTCAATGCTCCATAAAAGGCCTTTAATGTATCACGATAACTGTCTTGCAGTTCATTGCTTCCGATAGTCTGAAGCATGGGCTTATCATATTCGTCTACCAAAATCACGACATTTTTTCCGGTCTTTTCGGCTGCACGCTGAATTATTCCTTGGAAACGCAAGGATAAAGATACTTCGCTCGGCTCTGTTCCATAGACTTTTTCCCATTTTGTTAAGATATCATTCAAAATATCATCAAGGCTTTTAAGTGTGTCATATTTTTGCGCATTTAGGTCAATATGTAAAACTGGATAAGAGAGCCACTCTTTTTCCACCTGGTCAATATACAATCCTTGAAACAAATCTTTTCTCCCGGAATAATAGGCTTCCAACGTAGATATCAACAAGCTTTTCCCGAATCGTCTTGGCCGACTGAAAAAATAATACTTTCCGGTCGATACCAAACGATAAATAAGTTCAGTTTTATCTATATACAGATAGCCTCCTTTACGAAGGCTCTCGAAACTTTGTATACCTACAGGATATTTTTTCATCTTGCTAAAGTGTTTGTTTACAAAGTTAGTTTTTTTATCTTATAACTCATTCAAAATTAAGAAATATAAGTTGTAATATAACCGGGATTCTATAATAAAAAGGGAGTAGATTCTGGGTAGAAAAATTGTGAAAAACATCCTCTTGTAGATTATTAGAACTTATGAAGAGGAAATATTTAGAAAAAAATGTATAAGCTTGATTACAAGACAATTATAAGGATTCTTTAGTTCCGCGGGAACTTTGGTCATTTCCTTCATCGGAATGCAGTCACAGGAAGTGAAGGTACAGCCACGTATAAATGTGATATTGAAATCGGATGCTGAAACATTGGATGAAGTGGTAGTGGTTGGTTACGGTAGCGCCAAGAAGGTTGGAACAGTAGTCGGTTCTATTGCAAATGTAACTTCTGAGAAGATTGCTGCAAGACCTGTTGTAAACGTAATGGATGCATTACAAGGACAAGTAGCTGGTTTACAGGTATTTACAAGCTCTGGTGACCCAGGTGACAAAAGCATGGCTGCGTCTTCTTATTTGCGTGGAATCGGTTCATTGACTGCCGGGAATTCTCCTTTGTATGTATTGGATGGTTCACCCGTAAGTGCTGAAATTATGAGTATGATGAACCCCAATGACTTTGCAAGTGTAACAGTTCTGAAAGACGCGTCTGCCACATCCATTTATGGTTCACGTGCAGCCAATGGAGTTATCTATATCACGACTAAGCGAGGCAAGATGAACGAAAAAGCAATAGTCACTGTCTCAGGGAATTATGGTGTATCTACACTAGCTAAAGATATTGCGACTCCTATGAGTTCAAGCCAGTTGTTGGGCTATCAGTTAAAACATGGAATTATTACCCAAGACACCTATGATAAGTATATGGCATCAGGAGTCAATACCAACTGGCAAGATTATTTCTTTAAAAATGCTCCTACTTATCAAGGCAACCTTTCAGTTCAAGGGGGAGGCGATAAGTCACTCTATTATTTGTCTGCTTCTTATATGAATCAAGAAGGTATTGTTTATGGATCAGGATACGAACGATATACTTTGCGAGCAAACTTAGAAACAAAAGTAAACAACTGGTTGCGCATCGGAGCAAATATCGCCGGGGCTTATGACATGACAGAGACTTCCTTGTATACTTATCAAGGTTCAAACAGTCTGAATGGCGGTGTCTTCGGAACAATCTTGAATCAACCTTATTTTAACCCTTATGATGAGAACGGAAATCGTTTGGAAAAAATCCCGGGATTGAATGGTTATGACCCTAATTATCTTACTGATAAAAATCCTAACAAAGGAAACCAAGCTCAGTTTAATGGAAATGCATTTATCCAACTGACCCCGATCAAAGGATTGACCTTACGTTCTCAGCTAGGTATAGAAGCTTATGACTACCGTAAAACCTCAAAGGCACTCCCTTCACATCCTAGTGTAGACGGCATTGGTACTACAACTGAACTTTTCCAAAGACGCTCTCAGTTCACAATTACCAATACTGCAGAATATAAATTTGATATTAACTATGACCATCATATCACCTTATTGGCAGGACAAGAAGGTATCAAGAGTGATTTTAATGGATTTGTTAGTAAAACAACAGGACAGAATGATGATAGATT includes:
- a CDS encoding TonB-dependent receptor encodes the protein MVISFIGMQSQEVKVQPRINVILKSDAETLDEVVVVGYGSAKKVGTVVGSIANVTSEKIAARPVVNVMDALQGQVAGLQVFTSSGDPGDKSMAASSYLRGIGSLTAGNSPLYVLDGSPVSAEIMSMMNPNDFASVTVLKDASATSIYGSRAANGVIYITTKRGKMNEKAIVTVSGNYGVSTLAKDIATPMSSSQLLGYQLKHGIITQDTYDKYMASGVNTNWQDYFFKNAPTYQGNLSVQGGGDKSLYYLSASYMNQEGIVYGSGYERYTLRANLETKVNNWLRIGANIAGAYDMTETSLYTYQGSNSLNGGVFGTILNQPYFNPYDENGNRLEKIPGLNGYDPNYLTDKNPNKGNQAQFNGNAFIQLTPIKGLTLRSQLGIEAYDYRKTSKALPSHPSVDGIGTTTELFQRRSQFTITNTAEYKFDINYDHHITLLAGQEGIKSDFNGFVSKTTGQNDDRLSSIWSGTSALLVNLGDYSGSMDPYSYEYLSFFGRAEYAYKEKYYADFSVRNDASSRFGADNRAATFFSGGLMWNMKEEAFLKDVDFLTTLKIKGSVGSTGNSEIGNYDHLGLVGTRNYNTQGGWYISSPGNDQLGWETQILTNIGVEASFFDRIRTEITWYNRQTKDMLMEVPVPYTTGFSTIMQNIGSMKNTGVELSFGVDIIKTKDMLLQFNMNYAYNKNEITELFYGYEEWPMPSYSLTYKVGEPLQFYMPVYAGVDPADGKQMWYVPGTNGETTKDADLASSGALDQATGVTQYAPHTGGFNLNFSWKGLSIGADFAWVLGKHMVNNDRYFSENPANFAGYNQSTEVLNEWENPGDITSMPKYGEIMIFDTHLLENASFLRLKNLAIGYQFPKNWLEKTKIIKNFKITAAARNLFTITKYKGADPEIDSNLTYGAFPNTKQFTIGAEITF
- a CDS encoding ATP-binding protein, with translation MKKYPVGIQSFESLRKGGYLYIDKTELIYRLVSTGKYYFFSRPRRFGKSLLISTLEAYYSGRKDLFQGLYIDQVEKEWLSYPVLHIDLNAQKYDTLKSLDDILNDILTKWEKVYGTEPSEVSLSLRFQGIIQRAAEKTGKNVVILVDEYDKPMLQTIGSNELQDSYRDTLKAFYGALKSKDQYIQFALLTGVTKFSKVSIFSDLNNLMDISFDQRYAALCGITEDEIHTWLEEDLHELSVHTNMSYEQVCQSLKERYDGYHFTEDSIGLYNPFSLFNTFAKMKFGNYWFETGTPTYLAQLLKQNKCNLARLSNEMVTADLLNGVEPLANSPISVLYQSGYLTIKDYNSRFNIYTLGFPNKEVEEGFISYLLPYYAHVQPTESAFQMMSFIEEVEKGEIDAFFSRLQSFFADTPYEMIRDLELHYQNVLFIIFKLLGFYTEAEYHTSEGRIDLVIKTNHFIYVMEFKLDGSAEEALKQINDKHYAIPFQTDGRRVFKIGVNFSNKTRNIQKWIVEDSLR